A region of Flocculibacter collagenilyticus DNA encodes the following proteins:
- a CDS encoding DUF2145 domain-containing protein codes for MKTTIQQSLVTLALGAALLFNAPVNAGSTQFEESKFAAPQISKFAKQVEHYAAAQQANVFIIGRVGQPKKDLPKGFEFTHVALAVYSEITTDDGAKKKGYAIHNLYQYEDDLSKSSLVIDYPTDFFWSVYELEAGIAVPVPKLQAQIINAINNGVPAAVHNSRYSLIANPFNAERQNCTEHTLDVINASIYNTTDIAQLKANAKSYFKPQPVKVNPFKLMLGNMFKDDIFTSDHSGDIEVASFMSIMRYLREQELLAHAAIITPDSEKVL; via the coding sequence TTGCTCTTGGCGCGGCGCTTTTATTCAATGCGCCTGTCAACGCAGGAAGTACTCAGTTTGAAGAAAGCAAATTTGCTGCCCCTCAGATTTCTAAGTTTGCAAAGCAGGTTGAGCACTATGCTGCAGCTCAGCAAGCTAATGTATTTATAATTGGTCGTGTTGGCCAGCCAAAGAAAGATTTACCAAAAGGGTTTGAATTTACACATGTTGCTTTAGCTGTGTATTCAGAAATCACAACTGATGACGGTGCCAAGAAAAAAGGTTATGCCATTCATAATCTTTATCAATATGAAGATGATTTAAGTAAGAGTTCACTAGTTATTGATTACCCAACGGACTTCTTTTGGTCAGTATATGAATTAGAGGCTGGAATTGCTGTTCCTGTGCCTAAGTTGCAAGCCCAAATAATAAATGCAATCAACAATGGTGTGCCAGCCGCAGTGCATAACTCTCGTTATTCATTGATTGCGAATCCATTTAATGCTGAACGCCAGAACTGTACAGAGCATACGCTTGATGTGATTAACGCGTCAATATATAACACAACCGACATAGCGCAGCTTAAAGCAAACGCAAAGTCATACTTTAAACCTCAGCCAGTGAAGGTGAATCCATTTAAATTAATGTTAGGTAACATGTTTAAAGATGATATTTTTACTAGTGACCATAGTGGTGACATTGAGGTTGCGTCATTTATGTCAATAATGCGTTATTTACGTGAGCAAGAGCTCCTAGCTCATGCAGCCATAATTACGCCTGACTCTGAAAAAGTGCTTTAA
- a CDS encoding DUF2244 domain-containing protein: MVATELRPHRFTIVLSPNRSATWQQSKLLIFILGGVTLIIATIWTLLGVWLVLPFAGLEVSLLAYLTYRVSCYTYQKQIIEFTDNTISILAGRTKILPQLSFARDDCYLVIIEPEHEFDTTSLVLTDHQHSCHVGKFLNEQDISATRAALKKAGIRECPRQWWKH, encoded by the coding sequence ATGGTTGCAACAGAACTAAGACCGCACCGATTCACCATCGTATTATCGCCCAATCGGTCTGCTACTTGGCAACAAAGTAAACTACTTATTTTTATTTTAGGTGGTGTTACGTTAATAATCGCAACAATTTGGACCCTACTTGGTGTATGGTTAGTGCTTCCATTCGCAGGGTTAGAGGTAAGTTTGCTTGCTTATTTAACCTATCGGGTTTCGTGTTATACCTATCAAAAGCAGATCATTGAATTTACCGACAATACCATTTCAATACTGGCAGGGCGCACAAAAATCCTACCACAGCTGAGTTTTGCCAGAGATGACTGTTATTTGGTGATTATAGAGCCAGAACACGAGTTTGATACCACCTCGTTGGTTTTAACCGATCACCAACATAGTTGCCATGTGGGTAAGTTTTTAAATGAGCAAGATATTTCAGCAACCCGAGCCGCACTCAAAAAAGCGGGGATTAGAGAATGCCCTCGGCAATGGTGGAAGCATTAA